The sequence GCGACCACGCTGCGCCCGAGCGCCGACAGGTTGTACCCTCCTTCAAGGCAACTGACGATGCGGCCGTGCGCGTACTGCCGGGCGATCAGCATCACCTGTTTCGTGATCCAGGCATAGTCGTCTTCGAGCAAACCCATCTGGCCCAGATCATCTTCGCGGTGGGCATCGAAACCGGCCGAGATGAAGAGCATTTGCGGCTGATGCGCATGCAGTGCCGGCAACCATTTATCGGCGACTACCTGACGTACGATCTCGCCGCCACTGAAGGCCGGCACACCGACGTTGACCATGTTGTGCAATCCAGGCTTGCTGCCCGGATCCTCGACAAACGGATACAGCGCATCCTGAAAAAAACTCACCATCAGCACGCGCGGATCATCGCGAAAGGCATCATGCGTACCGTTTCCGTGATGAACATCAAAGTCGATAATCGCGACCCGCTGCAAGCCATGGAATTCGATGGCACGGCGCGCAGCGATCGCGACATTGTTAAACAGGCAGAAGCCCATCGGTGCACTTGGCGTGGCGTGATGACCGGGCGGGCGGATCGAGCAGAAAGCGTTATCCAGTTCGCCCGCCATTACCGCATCGGTTGCCGCCACCGCCGCGCCGGCAGCACGCAATGCTGCGGTCATGCTGTGCGCATTGAGCGAAGTATCGGGATCGATCGGATAGTGCGGATCGACATCGGGACTATCGGCCGGCACATGGTCGGCCACCAGCGCAATGGCCTCGGCGCTGTGCACGCTGGCCAGCATCGCGAGGGT comes from Actimicrobium sp. CCC2.4 and encodes:
- a CDS encoding histone deacetylase family protein encodes the protein MSTGFFTHSDCKRHDMGSWHPESPARLQAIEDQLIASRISDLLQHHEAPLATLAMLASVHSAEAIALVADHVPADSPDVDPHYPIDPDTSLNAHSMTAALRAAGAAVAATDAVMAGELDNAFCSIRPPGHHATPSAPMGFCLFNNVAIAARRAIEFHGLQRVAIIDFDVHHGNGTHDAFRDDPRVLMVSFFQDALYPFVEDPGSKPGLHNMVNVGVPAFSGGEIVRQVVADKWLPALHAHQPQMLFISAGFDAHREDDLGQMGLLEDDYAWITKQVMLIARQYAHGRIVSCLEGGYNLSALGRSVVAHLKVLAEID